A window of the Bradyrhizobium ottawaense genome harbors these coding sequences:
- a CDS encoding DUF5330 domain-containing protein yields the protein MFFLLRMAFWLGLVLVLLPRDKTPESDKLPQIGASEAVSAATAAVSDVSQFCKRQPAACEVGGQAATVIGQRAQEGARKLYKIITDKKSPDHTGSIGNADEAEAATANASPRDTLTADDMTVEWQVPPTP from the coding sequence ATGTTCTTTCTGCTTCGCATGGCATTCTGGCTCGGGCTTGTGCTCGTGCTGCTGCCCAGGGACAAGACCCCTGAATCGGACAAGCTGCCGCAGATCGGCGCTTCCGAGGCCGTATCGGCCGCGACCGCTGCGGTCTCGGACGTGAGCCAGTTCTGCAAGCGCCAGCCGGCAGCCTGCGAGGTCGGCGGCCAAGCCGCGACCGTGATCGGCCAGCGCGCGCAGGAAGGCGCACGCAAGCTCTACAAGATCATCACCGACAAGAAGTCGCCGGATCACACCGGCTCGATCGGCAATGCCGACGAGGCGGAAGCCGCGACCGCCAACGCCTCGCCCCGCGACACCCTGACAGCGGACGACATGACGGTCGAATGGCAGGTTCCGCCGACGCCGTAG